From one uncultured Paludibacter sp. genomic stretch:
- a CDS encoding conserved hypothetical protein (Evidence 4 : Unknown function but conserved in other organisms), with product MKTQEDDLLEYDDDEAVKFILKMVPKELKSKIDDNAVNYVLDVVYEFYEENGLIDEESTDEASIDEEEMLKYVMKAVKKDKMALTEDEVQLILDGEYEYGKSLGIYTEED from the coding sequence ATGAAAACACAAGAAGACGATTTATTGGAATACGATGACGATGAAGCCGTAAAATTCATTCTTAAAATGGTTCCAAAAGAGTTAAAATCTAAAATTGACGACAATGCCGTAAATTATGTGTTGGACGTGGTGTACGAGTTTTATGAAGAAAACGGTTTAATTGATGAAGAATCAACCGATGAAGCAAGCATTGATGAAGAAGAAATGCTGAAATACGTAATGAAAGCTGTGAAAAAAGATAAAATGGCTTTAACTGAAGATGAAGTCCAGCTTATTTTAGACGGCGAATATGAATATGGAAAATCGCTCGGAATTTATACAGAAGAAGATTGA